The Triticum aestivum cultivar Chinese Spring chromosome 3A, IWGSC CS RefSeq v2.1, whole genome shotgun sequence genome includes a region encoding these proteins:
- the LOC123063229 gene encoding uncharacterized protein, whose amino-acid sequence MPTGTMRRMFVESSSSSSSSGSGRQAEATVVLCAPRPRRVHAQPCSADLILGPPPFLLDASSGSNSRKQREGKSKTREVDDESEEEGEGGWALFGGSPPARADNPLVHDPHFLLNQRHHAAADFNLAAVFDHHLHHHSRTHHHHVPTYSNSSSNHSFAPSYTHAAPAVRIQGFDVAACRGSHGSNGGGRVLSARA is encoded by the exons atgccGACGGGAACCATGAGGAGGATGTTCGTCGagtcgtcgtcctcgtcctcgtcctccgggAGCGGCAGGCAGGCGGAGGCGACGGTGGTGCTGTGCGCGCCCCGGCCGCGCAGGGTGCACGCCCAGCCATGCAGCGCCGACCTCATCCTCGGCCCCCCACCCTTCCTCCTCGACGCCTCCTCCGGCAGCAACAGCAGAAAG CAGAGAGAAGGGAAGAGCAAAACGCGGGAGGtcgacgacgagtcggaggaggagggggaggggggctggGCGCTGTTCGGCGGCTCGCCGCCGGCGCGCGCGGACAACCCGCTCGTCCACGACCCCCACTTCCTGCTCAACCAgcgccaccacgccgccgccgacTTCAACCTCGCGGCGGTTTttgaccaccacctccaccaccacagccGCACCCACCACCACCACGTCCCAACATATAGCAATAGCAGTAGTAACCACAGTTTTGCCCCGTCGTACACGCACGCCGCGCCGGCGGTGAGGATCCAGGGGTTCGACGTCGCGGCCTGCCGGGGCTCCCACGGCAGCAACGGCGGAGGCCGCGTGCTCTCCGCCCGCGCCTGA